From Virgibacillus natechei, the proteins below share one genomic window:
- a CDS encoding type II toxin-antitoxin system RelE/ParE family toxin, with product MKHVVWSETAENKVIFYKSEHYTVEETRDFIARLMSDIESLLLNPFLSKRYLEDQGKYKGVSRIVLHKFIFYYKKVDDEIIVLAVKYPGEM from the coding sequence ATGAAGCATGTTGTTTGGTCTGAGACAGCGGAAAATAAAGTGATATTTTATAAAAGTGAGCATTATACGGTAGAAGAAACACGTGATTTTATTGCTCGGCTTATGAGCGATATAGAAAGCCTCTTGCTAAACCCTTTCCTAAGCAAACGATACCTAGAAGATCAAGGGAAATATAAAGGAGTATCTCGCATTGTTCTTCATAAATTTATATTCTATTATAAAAAAGTAGATGATGAAATTATTGTTTTAGCCGTAAAATATCCTGGAGAAATGTGA